A genome region from Borrelia duttonii Ly includes the following:
- a CDS encoding TM2 domain-containing protein: MCVNCGVSNKLNCYEMNSSVLCYNEKKLILFILCFFLGYLGIYRFYSRRVGTGLLYMFTFGLFGIGIIIDLIRILCGSFYVKNKR, from the coding sequence ATGTGTGTTAATTGTGGAGTTTCAAATAAGTTAAACTGTTATGAAATGAATTCTAGTGTACTTTGTTATAATGAAAAAAAGTTAATTTTATTTATATTGTGCTTTTTTTTAGGATATCTTGGTATTTATCGATTTTATTCGAGGAGAGTTGGTACTGGATTGCTATATATGTTTACTTTTGGTTTGTTTGGAATTGGCATTATTATTGACCTAATAAGAATTTTGTGCGGTTCTTTTTATGTAAAAAATAAACGTTAA